The genomic interval GTTACAGGTCGTCTGGCTGCAGCATCTGTTTGGTGAGGTGCGGATCGTGCCCATCCTTTGTGCGGGCTTTGAGCACCTGCTGGCACCAGACCAGTCACCGATGGCGCTGGACGAGGTGCGAGCGTTTGTGGCAGCGTTACGAGCGACTTTGACGGCGTGGGGTGCACCGGTCACACTGATTGCCAGCGTGGATTTAAGCCATTGGGGGCAACGGTTCGGCGACCAACCGCTAACGCCAGCCACTTTGCACTGGTTGGCGGCGGAGGACCGACGGTTCCTGCAGCGCGTCGCCGACGGCGATGCCGACGGGGCGTTCGCCCTGCTCCATGCCGAGCGCAACCTCCGGCGGGTGGACGCTTACCCCGCCGTTTATGTCGCTTTGCGCGCTTTAGAGGCACCGCGCGGGACGGTGCGACACTACGGACAATCGCTGGAGGGACACGGGGAATCAGTCGTGACTTTCGGTGCCGTCACGGTCCCTTAGCCCAAAAGCGCTTGTTGGGAACGACTTTCAGCCTTTAGCGACCCGCTCAAAGACTTCCTTGAGGGCGTCCAAGTAAGCCTGAATGGTGTTGAGCCCCCACAAATCGCGCCGCAGTTCATCCAAGGTCACATCGCCGATTTGGGTAATGGGGTCACCTAACGGCTTGATGAACTTGGCTTTGATGACCGTCAGGTGCTCGCGCCGACCGGTGCGGGTGACAAAACTTTCTTTGTTAAGCGTGCCGATGACCAGCAACCGTGACCCCTGTCGGACGAATTGGGCGCACTGCTCCGCCAACGGTCCGTAGACATCCACCAAAAACAAGTCGGAGATCGGCTCTCCGTTGGCTTTGAAGAACGGGCGAGCCACCTCCATGCTGAACTCGGCTTTGACGACCCCCGACGGACGCCGTCGCAAGACTGCGTCCTTTGTGGCGATACCGGTAACCATGATGAAATTGATGTCCGCCACCATGACGAAACACCCCTCCTTGTGTCCACCGCCAGCGCCTGCCGTCGGTTGCGCACCGCTGTAAGGACTTGGTCAATTTTGCCACGCGCTCGGCGGTGTGCTTGTGACTTCCGGCGCCGCGCCGATGAGGAACCCTTGCGGGTTCACTGCGGTTAGCCGCACCGGTAGGGCAGCCCCGATGGGCACCGGACGGTCGGTAACCCAGCGGACTCGTAGATAGTTATCCGTCAAGCCCGATAGTTCAAACCCATCGGGCAAACGCGGGTCGCCGAGGGGGCGACAGGTTTCCACCAACACAATCCGTGTCGTCCCGACAAAGCGTTGGGCGAACTGGTGCCAGAGTTGCTTGCCCACTGCAATGAGGGTAGCAGCGCGGGACTCTGCCACTTCGGGCGGGACTGTCGGGCGCATCTTTGCCGCTGCTGTGCCAGGTCGGACCGAATAGCGGAAAACATGCAGGTGCATAAACCCGATGTCCTGCACAAATGCCACCGTGTTGGCAAACTGTTCGTCGGTTTCGCCCGGAAAACCGACCATCACATCGGTCGTGAAGGCGGCGTCAGGCATGAAGTGCCGAAAGGTGTCAACGAGTTGCCGAAAGTAGGCACGGTCATGACCCCGCCCCATCGCTTGGAGCAGAGCGTCGTCACCAGCCTGCAGTGAAATGTGGAAGTGGCGGCACACTTTGGGCAACGCGGCGCAGGTGCGGGCGAACGGTTCGTCCAAGTCGCGCGGATCTAACGAACTGAGCCGCAGGCGGTATAGCCCGTCAAGGTCATGCAACCGTTGCAGGAGGTCGGTCAACCGCAGCCCCCATTCGCGCCCCCACAGCGTCAGACAAACGCCCGTCAACACGATTTCGCGAAAGCCTAACTCGTTGACGAGTTCAGCCGCTTCGTCCAGCACTTGGCTCAGGGGTTTGCTGCGCGGCTGACCGCGCGTGAACGGGATGACGCAGAAGGTGCAAAACTTGTCGCAACCTTCCTGCACCTTCAGAAAAGCGCGGGCGCGTTCGTGAACGCTGTCACCTGGTTCGTCCAGCAACGGTTGGGCGTAAGGCAACGGGTCGGAGATAAGCGGGCTGAAGCGACGGCGGCGTTCTTCCACTAAATCGGCGATGCGCTCTGCCAACTCGGGTTTGTCGCCATTGCCCACCATTAAGTCGGCACACTCTATGCGGGTGCCCCGTTGCAACAACAGTTCAGCGGCGCACCCGGTAAGGACAATGACCCCGTGCGGGGCGATGCGCCGAGCGCGAGCGACCAACTTGCGTGACTTGGCTTCAGCGACATGCGTGACCGCGCACGAGTTGATGATGACGACATCCGCCGGTGCACCGAAGGGCACCTGCCGGAAACCCCGCGCCTGGAGCGCCCGCGCCAATTGCCAACTGTCATACTGGTTGACCTTGCAGCCTAAAGTGGCGATCGCGAATGTCGGCGGCGACATGACAGCACCTCCGCATCGCCAAAGTATGCCGCATTCTGCCAAACGGGCGGGTGAAAATTGACGGCTTATCTGCCGATAAGTAGTGGCTGGGAGATGACCACCGACCTGAAAGGGGCATGGACATCGTGCCGACGGTGAGCGAAGACAATGGCTTCCGATAAGGGGCGCCGGGGTGTCGCTCAAGCAGCCCCGGCGTTTCTGAGGAACGGTGACCTGCAAATGGACTTGCGTTTGGGTGACCTTTACGATTTGGTCGTGCGCGTCGTGGATGAACGGCTGCGCCAATGGCGGCTAAACGGAAGTGGTCTCCCCGCCGGCGACGCCGAGCCAAACTCGCTCACCGTCCCCTCGCGCAGCGAGACCGGTCAAACGCCGCCGTCTGAATGGCAAGCCCTCGCGCAACAGTTGGGTGAGGTGGTGGCTTTACAAAGACAAGTTTTAGCGGCTCTCCTCCAATATCAGCAGCGCACGGAAGCGCTTTTAGACGAGTTAGCGGGTGCGCTGGCACAACTGCTGGGGCATCAACGCGGCGACAGCAGGCATCTTCCGACCGCTTCCGGCGGGGAGACGGAAACAGTGCCCCCACCGCGCAGCGTTAAGGACGGAGCGAGTCAGACTGAAAAGCCTTCGGCTTATCCGTCGGCGTTAGCGCCGTCAGTGGAGCCAGCAGTCTATGTGCCTGCGGGAGAGGCAACGGTGCCTCCTGCCGAGGCAGTGGACGGGGCATCGGTGAACTGGGCGGAACTCCTCGTCACTTACCTGCAGCAAGCCGTGGGCGTCCAAGTCCAATACTTGCGGGAGCGGCAAATGCCCGCGACGCTGGAAGCGGGCGGGGGGAAAGTCTTGGTTGGGGAAGCCCTCCGCAACGGGCAGGCGGTGACCATCGCCGCCCTCCACAAAGACCACATCACCGCCCCTGATGTCAGCATCTTCTATAACGCCATCATCAAACCCCTGCGCGCGTCTGTGACTGAGCCGGTGATCGGGGTCGTGATCGGGCAGCAATTTGACCCCAAAGCCGACCGCGTCGCTTACGCCCACGAGCTCATCGCCCTGACCATAGCAGACCTGCTGTCCAAAGGCGCAGCGAGTTGACCGTTCGCTCTGCCGACGCGGTGACGGGAAGCCCCAAAGCGGCTATAATTGCCCCTGCGCGTTGAATTTCCTGCGACTCGGTGTGTTTCTGCGGGATTCCGCCTGAAGGTGGTGACATAAGTTGGCAGAGTGGGAACCGGTCATTGGGTTGGAAATCCATGCCGAGTTGGCGACGAAGAGCAAAGTGTTTTGCCGTTGTCCGGTGACTTGGAACGCGCCGCCCAACACGGCGACCTGCCCTGTTTGCTTAGGCTTTCCCGGCGTTTTGCCCGTCGTTAACGAGAAGGCGGCGGAAAATGTCCTCAAAGTCGCGCTGGCGCTCAACTGCCGTATCAACTCACCCAGCATCTTTGAGCGGAAAAACTACTACTATCCCGACCTGCCCAAAGGCTACCAGATTTCGCAAAAGCGTTTGCCCATCGGTTACGACGGTTGGTTGGACATTACTGTCAACGGCGCGACGAAGCGCGTCCGCATCGCCGATGTTCACCTTGAGGAAGACACCGCTCGTTCCGTGCACGGCGAGGAAGCAGGCGACCCGACGGCGTCGCTCATTGACTTCAACCGCAGTGGCATCCCGTTGTGTGAAATCATCACCTGCCCAGACATGAACTCATTGGACGAACTGGACACTTTCATGGCAGAGTTGCGCCAGTTGCTGCTTTACTTGGGCGTTTCCGAATGCCGCATGGAGCGGGGGCAACTGCGGTTTGAAGCGTCTGTCTCGTTGCGCCCCAAAGGTAGCGACCAACTGGGCACCCGCGTGGAGATCAAAAACCTGAACAGTTTCCGCGCCGTCTTGGGTGCCGTGGAGGCGGAAATCCGCCGGCAGACGGACCTCCTGAGCAAGGGCGGTGTCGTCCGACAACAGACGATGCTGTGGAACGAAACGATGAAAATCACCGAGCCGATGCGCACGAAGGAGACAGCCCACGATTACCGCTACTTTCCGGAGCCCGACCTTGTGCCCATCGTTGTCACGCCGGCGTGGCTGGAGCGGTTGAAAGCGGAATTGCCCGAACTGCCCAAGCAACGACTGGAACGGTTTGTGCGCCAGTATGCGGTGGGGGAAGCAGAAGCGCGGTGGCTGACCGCTGCGCCGGCGATCGCGGATTACTTTGAGACGGCGACCAAAGTCTGCGGCGACGCCAAATCTGTCGCCAACTGGATGATGGGCGACCTTCAAGGGCTGCTCAACGACGCCGGCAAGGGCTGGGACGAGTGCCCGGTTCCGCCGGAACATCTGGGCGAAATGGTGACGCTAATGCGCGACGGCGTGATCAGCGTCCGCATCGCAAAGGATGTGCTCAAAGAGATGTTTGCGACAGGCAAATCGGCGCGCCGCATCGTAGAGGAGCGGGGTTGGGTGCAAATCACCGACGAAGCCGCACTGCGCCGCCTCGCCGAAGCGATCGTCGCCGCCAACCCCAAAGCGGTGCAAGAGTTTCAGTCCGGCAACGAGAAGGTGCTGGGCTTTTTCGTCGGACAACTGATGAGGGCGACGCAGGGGAAAGCCAATCCGCAACTGGCGAACCGGCTGGTGAGAGAGGTGTTGAGCCAACTCGCCCCTCAAAAGGGGTGATGGGTGTGACTTGGTTGGACATCCTTTGCTTGCTGCTGGTCTTAGCCGTCGCCAGCGTCGCCAGCTGGCAAGGAACGCTGCGGACAACCGTCGCGCTGGTCGGGTTCTACTTCGGCGGCAAACTGACGCTGTTTCTCGCCCGACGCTTGGCGCACATCGTCCATTGGCACGCAGACCCGCACATCAACGCGGCGCTCCTGTTCACCGTCGTCTTCGTTTTTGTGGCGGTGCTCGTCATCGTCGCCGCTTACCTCATTGAGCAACTGACGCAGTTCAGTCTGGAAGAAGCCGACCACTTGGTGGCGTTCCCGCTGGGGTTGGTGTTGGGCATGACCTTGGTCCACTGGGTCGTACAGGTGTTGGCGTGGGGTTATGCCGACAACCCATCGTTCATCCTGTTGATGAACAATTCGCCCATCGCCCGCGAACTACTGACTTTTCAGGCGACAAAGGGGGCTATCGCGCGCCTGTTCCAATGGTCCCAGTCACCGTGAGCGCATGCCCTTGACATGGGAGCGGCGTCTCGTTAAACTTTGAAGCCGCTGTCGCTGCTGTCCAGCGAACGACGGAAGCCTCGGCGCAGGGGAGACCCGAACTGATCTTGGGCAACAGCATTTTTGTGTGTCGTCGGTTAGGAGGCTGAAAGGTGCATGCCGACCATCAACCAGTTAGTGCGTCACGGGCGCGAGCGAAAAAAGAAACGGACACGGACATTGGCGCTCAAATGGCGCTACAACTCGCTCAAGGGCGCATACAAATACGACCCTGCGGGCGCGCCGATGATGCGGGGCGTCTGTTTGGTCGTGCGCACAATGACGCCCAAAAAACCCAACTCGGCGTTGCGCAAAATCGCCAAAGTGCGGCTGTCCAACCGGCGCGTGGTCATCGCCTACATCCCCGGTGAAGGGCACAACTTGCAGGAGCACAGCACTGTCTTGGTGCGGGGTGGGCGTGTGAAAGACCTGCCTGGTGTCCGCTACAAAGTCATTCGCGGGGCATTGGATGCCGCTGGCGTGCAAAACCGTAAAAAATCCCGCTCCCGTTACGGGACGAAGCGGGAACGCAAAGCCAGCAAGTAAGGCGCGTTTGAGGTGAATCGGTATGCCGCGACGCGGGTTTGTGCCCAGACGCGAAGTCGTTCCCGACCCGATCTATCGCAGCAAGCTACTGCAACGGCTCATCAACAAGGTCATGGAAAAGGGCAAAAAGAGCCAAGCGGAACGCATCGTCTACGGCGCGCTCCAGTTGATTCACGAGGCAACGAAGCGCAACCCGTTGGAAGTTTTGACAGAAGCCGTCAAAAACTGCATCCCGTTGGTGGAGACGCGTCCGCGCCGTGTCGGTGGAGCGACCTATCAAGTGCCCATTGAGGTGCGCCCTGCCCGCCGCGTTAGTTTGGCGCTGCGATGGATCGTGAACGCGGCGCGCGACCGCGATCGCCGTGAAGTTGCCAACTTTTTCCGCAGCCCGCACGCCAAAACGATGGCGCATCAGTTAGCGCTGGAACTGATTGAAGCCGCTCAGGGTCGGGGCGGTGCAGTGCGCATGAAAGAAGAGACCCATCGCATCGCCGAAGCCAACCGAGCTTTCGCCCATTATCGCTGGTAAGGGCGATACCCTTTCCCTCGGCGGCAGCCCTTCTCGTGAACTTGGCAGGGGTGCCTTTATGCGCTTCACAGAGGCGACGAGGTTAACACAAAGTTGAAAGCGCAATGATGCGGGGGCACGGCAGTGACGGTATTTTCAGCCAGACGCTCGTCGGAACAAATCGCAGTCGCATGGAGGGACTTACGATGACGGACGCTAAATTTCCGCTGGACAAAACGCGCAACATCGGCATCGCCGCCCATATTGACGCCGGGAAAACGACGACGACGGAACGCATCCTGTTCTACACAGGGCGCGTCCATCGCATCGGCAGCGTGGACGAGGGGACAGCGACGATGGACTGGATGCCGCAGGAAAAAGAGCGGGGCATCACCATCGTCGCGGCGGCGACTTCGTGTTATTGGCGCCGCTTGCGCGACCAAGTTTTGTTCCGCATCAACATCATTGACACGCCAGGGCATGTGGACTTCACCGCCGAAGTGGAGCGTGCCTTGCGGGTGCTGGATGGGATGGTGGCGGTCTTTTGCGGTGTGGGCGGGGTGGAACCGCAAAGCGAAACGGTGTGGCGCCAAGCCAACAAATATCGCGTCCCGCGCATCGCGTTCGTCAACAAGTTGGACCGTGTCGGTGCCGACTTTTTCGTCGTCGTTCAACAAATGCGGGAACGATTGGGCACCAACCCCGTCCCCATTCAGTTGCCCATCGGGCGCGAGAGCGAGTTTCGCGGCGTCGTGGATTTGATAGAGATGCGGTCAATCTACTGGGTTGACGAGTTTGGGACGCAGATGGAGTTTGGGCCGATCCCTGACGAGATGCGAGAAGTGGTCGCTGAATACCGTCAGCGGTTGGTGGAAGTGGCTGCCGAGCAAGACGACGCGCTGATGGAAGCCTACTTTGAACAAGGCGATTTGACGCCTGAGCAAATCCGACAAGGGTTGCGCAAAGGGACGCTCTCGTTCCGAATCGTGCCTGTTTTGTGCGGGTCCGCGCTGCGCAACAAGGGCATCCAACCTTTGTTGGACGCCATCTGCGATTTCCTACCGTCCCCGTTGGACATCGGTGTCGTGCAAGGCACAGACCCTCGCACCGCCGAAATCGTTGAGCGGCGGTTGACAGACGAGGAACCTTTCTGCGCTTTAGCCTTTAAGATTCAGACCGACCCTTATGTCGGTCGGCTCGTCTATGTGCGGATTTATTCGGGCGTCTTGCGCAAGGGCGAAGCCGTTTACAATCCCGCCAAGGACACGAACGAACGCGTCATGCGCATCCTACGGATGCACGCCAACTACCGCGAGGATGTGGACGAAGCGCGCGCAGGGGACATCGTGGCGGTCGTCGGTCCAAAAGTAACGATGACCGGTGACACTTTGTGCGACCGCCGTTCCCCCATCCTGTTAGAGCGCATTGAATTCCCTGAACCCGTTATCTTCCGCGTCATTGAAGCGAAAGACCGCGCCCACGAGGAAAAAATGGTGGAAGCACTGCAAAAGCTGACTGCAGAAGACCCAACCCTGCGGTTGCGTTACGACCAAGAGACAGGGCAATTGGTGCTGGCGGGGATGGGAGAGTTGCAACTGGAAATTGTGGAAGACCGCCTCCGCCGCGAGTTCAATGTCCAAGCCCGTTTGGGTAGACCGCAGGTCGCTTACCGTGAGACAATCGTCCGCGAAGCCATTGCCGAAGGGCGTTACATCCGCCAGACAGGCGGGCGCGGGCAATACGGTCATGTTTGGTTGCGACTGGAACCGCTGCCGCAAGGGAGCGGCTTTGAGTTCATCAACCAGATCACGGGCGGTGTTATCCCGTCCGAATTCATCCCCGCTGTGGAAGCCGGAGTTCGCGAGGCGATGGAGACCGGCGTCTTGGCGGGTTACCCCGTCGTGGATGTGCGCGTGACCCTTTTTGACGGTTCTTACCACGAGGTGGACAGTAGCGAACTGGCGTTCAAGTTAGCCGCCCAGATCGCCTTTAAAGAAGCCTGCAAGCAGGCGGGCATGATTTTGCTGGAACCGATCATGGCGCTGGAGGTGCTGATTCCCCGCGAATACCTCGGCGATGTGTTGGGTGACCTCACCGCCCGACGCGCTAAAATTAAAGGCGTTCAAGAGTTGACGGGAAACGCGGTCATGATTGAAGCGGAGGTGCCGTTGGCAGAAGTCTTCGGCTACGCGACGGCGTTGCGCTCCTTGACGCAGGGACGGGGTAGTTACACGATGCGTCCCAGCCACTACGAACCGGTCCCTGCCAACTTGGCGGAACGCATTATCCTTGACCGAGGTTACTCTGTCAGCCACCACGCCACCAATTTGATCGGTGCGCGGTAAAATGGCGATGCCTCACCAAGTGCCGTCCATGCGGTGTTGAAGGTCTGAAGCGAGGGCGAAAGAGCATGCCAGCCGAGCAACGTATCCGTATCAAACTCAAAGCCTTTGACCATCGCGTCTTGGACGAATCGGCGAAAGAAATCGTCACGACGGCGCGGGCGACGGGCGCTCGGGTTAAAGGTCCTATCCCGCTGCCGACAGACCGTCATGTTTACTGCGTCATTCGCTCGCCTTTCATTGACAAGGAAAGCATGGAGCATTTTGAGTTGCGGGTGCACAAACGCCTCATTGACATCTTGGATGTCAAGCCCGAAACCGTGGATGCGCTGCGCCGGTTGAACTTACCCAGCGGCGTGGACATTGAAATCAAACTGTGACGTTGGCAAGGAGTGGGCAGAGATGAGCACAGCGACATCGACCGCCGTCACTGGGCTCTTAGGGCGCAAGGTCGGCATGACGACTGTGTTTGACGACGAAGGTCGGGCAATCCCCGCCACCGTCGTGCGAGCGGGACCGTGTTACATCGTCCAACGGCGGACGCCCGATAAAGACGGTTACGCGGCGGTGCAACTGGGTTTTGAGGAAATCCCTGAACGCAAGGTCAACAAGCCGATGATGGGGCACTTCAAAAAGGCGGGCGTTAAACCTTGTCGCTTCCTTGAAGAGTTCCGCATCACCGCAGAAGCGGAAGTGAAGGTCGGAGATGTCGTGACCGTCGCCATCTTCCAAAAAGGCGATAAAGTGAAAGTGACGGGCGTTTCCAAAGGGCGGGGCTTTGCCGGTGTCATGAAGCGCTGGGGTTTCGGCGGCTACCCCGATAGCCACGGAGCCCACTTCCATCGCAAACCCGCCTCCCACGGTCCGCAAGGTCCGCAGCGGGTTATCCCCGGCGCCCGCTTGCCGGGGCACTACGGCAACGAAACAGTTACCGTTCGGGGTGTGACTGTCGTGGATGTCATCCCCGAGCACAACCTGTTGGTCCTCAAAGGAAGCATCCCTGGTCCAAACGGTGGGTTGGTGCGGATTGAAAGGTTGGAGCGGTGATTCGGTAGGCACGACGCCGCTGCGGAACGGAGGGACACAAGATGGAGTTGCCTGTTTACAACTTGGACGGTGAACAAGTCGGCACTTACACCGTGCCCGATGAGTGGTTGGAGGGTGAATTGAACACGGCGCTGCTGCATCAAGTCGTTGTCGCCCATCTGGCGAACAAGCGACAGGGGACACACGCTACCAAGACACGGGGCGAAGTGCGCGGGGGCGGGCGCAAACCCTGGTCGCAAAAAGGCACTGGGCGCGCCCGACAAGGTTCTATCCGTGCGCCCCAATGGGTCGGCGGGGGTATCGTGCACGGACCCAAACCCCGCGATTACGACCAAAAAATCAACAAGCGCATGCGCAAAGCCGCTCTCCGCATGGCGTGGCTGGACAAGGTGCGCAGCGGGCAGGTTTACCTCGTGAACGGCTTGGAGAGCGTCACCCGACCAAAGACGAAAGTCTTCAAGGTGCTGCTGGAACGCTTGGGGTTGGCTGACCGCAAGGTGCTGCTGTTGCTGCCTGAAAAAAACGAAGCGGTGCTCAAGTCGGTGGACAACTTACCCAACATAGACCGACTGCCCGCTCTGCAACCGTCCACTTACGATTTGCTCGTGCACACCGCCATCGTCACGACCCCCGACGCTTTCGCATCGGTCCTTGAAAGGAGGTTGGCGAAAGTCAATGTCCGGTAATTTGGACCGCAACCCGTTCACAATTTTAATTGAACCCGTCGTGACAGAGAAAGCCTTGCGGATTGCGCGGCTCTACAACCAATACACCTTCAAAGTGCGGTTGGACGCGACCAAACCCGAAATCCGCGAGGCGGTGGAGAAAATTTTTGGCGTCAAGGTCACCAAAGTCAACACGCTGACGGTCAAACCCAAAAAGCGGGGCGAGCGGTGGCGCCATATCCGACCCATCGGGCACACAAGCCGCTGGAAAAAAGCCATCGTCACGGTCGCCAAAGGACAAACCCTGCCCGTTTACGAGGGTCTGATGTAAATGAGCGAAGGGGTGTGACCACACATGGGCGTTAAAAAGGCAAACCCAGTGACGCCGGGCTTGCGCCACGCGACCTTCTACGACTTTGAGGAAATCACAAAGGACGAACCCGAAAAAAGTTTGGTCAAACCGCTGCGCAAGCGCGCCGGGCGCAACAATCAAGGGAAAGTCACTGTCCGCTTTCGGGGCGGTGGGGTCAAACGCCTTTACCGCGTCATTGACTTCAAGCGGGACAAGGACGGTATCCCCGCCAAAGTCATCGCCATTGAATACGACCCCAACCGCTCAGCGCGCA from bacterium HR17 carries:
- the ssb_2 gene encoding Single-stranded DNA-binding protein, with the protein product MVADINFIMVTGIATKDAVLRRRPSGVVKAEFSMEVARPFFKANGEPISDLFLVDVYGPLAEQCAQFVRQGSRLLVIGTLNKESFVTRTGRREHLTVIKAKFIKPLGDPITQIGDVTLDELRRDLWGLNTIQAYLDALKEVFERVAKG
- the mtaB gene encoding Threonylcarbamoyladenosine tRNA methylthiotransferase MtaB gives rise to the protein MSPPTFAIATLGCKVNQYDSWQLARALQARGFRQVPFGAPADVVIINSCAVTHVAEAKSRKLVARARRIAPHGVIVLTGCAAELLLQRGTRIECADLMVGNGDKPELAERIADLVEERRRRFSPLISDPLPYAQPLLDEPGDSVHERARAFLKVQEGCDKFCTFCVIPFTRGQPRSKPLSQVLDEAAELVNELGFREIVLTGVCLTLWGREWGLRLTDLLQRLHDLDGLYRLRLSSLDPRDLDEPFARTCAALPKVCRHFHISLQAGDDALLQAMGRGHDRAYFRQLVDTFRHFMPDAAFTTDVMVGFPGETDEQFANTVAFVQDIGFMHLHVFRYSVRPGTAAAKMRPTVPPEVAESRAATLIAVGKQLWHQFAQRFVGTTRIVLVETCRPLGDPRLPDGFELSGLTDNYLRVRWVTDRPVPIGAALPVRLTAVNPQGFLIGAAPEVTSTPPSAWQN
- the gatB gene encoding Aspartyl/glutamyl-tRNA(Asn/Gln) amidotransferase subunit B, which translates into the protein MAEWEPVIGLEIHAELATKSKVFCRCPVTWNAPPNTATCPVCLGFPGVLPVVNEKAAENVLKVALALNCRINSPSIFERKNYYYPDLPKGYQISQKRLPIGYDGWLDITVNGATKRVRIADVHLEEDTARSVHGEEAGDPTASLIDFNRSGIPLCEIITCPDMNSLDELDTFMAELRQLLLYLGVSECRMERGQLRFEASVSLRPKGSDQLGTRVEIKNLNSFRAVLGAVEAEIRRQTDLLSKGGVVRQQTMLWNETMKITEPMRTKETAHDYRYFPEPDLVPIVVTPAWLERLKAELPELPKQRLERFVRQYAVGEAEARWLTAAPAIADYFETATKVCGDAKSVANWMMGDLQGLLNDAGKGWDECPVPPEHLGEMVTLMRDGVISVRIAKDVLKEMFATGKSARRIVEERGWVQITDEAALRRLAEAIVAANPKAVQEFQSGNEKVLGFFVGQLMRATQGKANPQLANRLVREVLSQLAPQKG
- the rpsL gene encoding 30S ribosomal protein S12 — encoded protein: MPTINQLVRHGRERKKKRTRTLALKWRYNSLKGAYKYDPAGAPMMRGVCLVVRTMTPKKPNSALRKIAKVRLSNRRVVIAYIPGEGHNLQEHSTVLVRGGRVKDLPGVRYKVIRGALDAAGVQNRKKSRSRYGTKRERKASK
- the rpsG gene encoding 30S ribosomal protein S7 gives rise to the protein MPRRGFVPRREVVPDPIYRSKLLQRLINKVMEKGKKSQAERIVYGALQLIHEATKRNPLEVLTEAVKNCIPLVETRPRRVGGATYQVPIEVRPARRVSLALRWIVNAARDRDRREVANFFRSPHAKTMAHQLALELIEAAQGRGGAVRMKEETHRIAEANRAFAHYRW
- the fusA_1 gene encoding Elongation factor G translates to MTDAKFPLDKTRNIGIAAHIDAGKTTTTERILFYTGRVHRIGSVDEGTATMDWMPQEKERGITIVAAATSCYWRRLRDQVLFRINIIDTPGHVDFTAEVERALRVLDGMVAVFCGVGGVEPQSETVWRQANKYRVPRIAFVNKLDRVGADFFVVVQQMRERLGTNPVPIQLPIGRESEFRGVVDLIEMRSIYWVDEFGTQMEFGPIPDEMREVVAEYRQRLVEVAAEQDDALMEAYFEQGDLTPEQIRQGLRKGTLSFRIVPVLCGSALRNKGIQPLLDAICDFLPSPLDIGVVQGTDPRTAEIVERRLTDEEPFCALAFKIQTDPYVGRLVYVRIYSGVLRKGEAVYNPAKDTNERVMRILRMHANYREDVDEARAGDIVAVVGPKVTMTGDTLCDRRSPILLERIEFPEPVIFRVIEAKDRAHEEKMVEALQKLTAEDPTLRLRYDQETGQLVLAGMGELQLEIVEDRLRREFNVQARLGRPQVAYRETIVREAIAEGRYIRQTGGRGQYGHVWLRLEPLPQGSGFEFINQITGGVIPSEFIPAVEAGVREAMETGVLAGYPVVDVRVTLFDGSYHEVDSSELAFKLAAQIAFKEACKQAGMILLEPIMALEVLIPREYLGDVLGDLTARRAKIKGVQELTGNAVMIEAEVPLAEVFGYATALRSLTQGRGSYTMRPSHYEPVPANLAERIILDRGYSVSHHATNLIGAR
- the rpsJ gene encoding 30S ribosomal protein S10; amino-acid sequence: MPAEQRIRIKLKAFDHRVLDESAKEIVTTARATGARVKGPIPLPTDRHVYCVIRSPFIDKESMEHFELRVHKRLIDILDVKPETVDALRRLNLPSGVDIEIKL
- the rplC gene encoding 50S ribosomal protein L3, with protein sequence MSTATSTAVTGLLGRKVGMTTVFDDEGRAIPATVVRAGPCYIVQRRTPDKDGYAAVQLGFEEIPERKVNKPMMGHFKKAGVKPCRFLEEFRITAEAEVKVGDVVTVAIFQKGDKVKVTGVSKGRGFAGVMKRWGFGGYPDSHGAHFHRKPASHGPQGPQRVIPGARLPGHYGNETVTVRGVTVVDVIPEHNLLVLKGSIPGPNGGLVRIERLER
- the rplD gene encoding 50S ribosomal protein L4, producing the protein MELPVYNLDGEQVGTYTVPDEWLEGELNTALLHQVVVAHLANKRQGTHATKTRGEVRGGGRKPWSQKGTGRARQGSIRAPQWVGGGIVHGPKPRDYDQKINKRMRKAALRMAWLDKVRSGQVYLVNGLESVTRPKTKVFKVLLERLGLADRKVLLLLPEKNEAVLKSVDNLPNIDRLPALQPSTYDLLVHTAIVTTPDAFASVLERRLAKVNVR
- the rplW gene encoding 50S ribosomal protein L23 → MSGNLDRNPFTILIEPVVTEKALRIARLYNQYTFKVRLDATKPEIREAVEKIFGVKVTKVNTLTVKPKKRGERWRHIRPIGHTSRWKKAIVTVAKGQTLPVYEGLM